From a single Hypanus sabinus isolate sHypSab1 unplaced genomic scaffold, sHypSab1.hap1 scaffold_623, whole genome shotgun sequence genomic region:
- the LOC132389677 gene encoding NACHT, LRR and PYD domains-containing protein 3-like, whose translation MGGILSCCGALLERCCKDRVADRATESSDSERRDCIERTQYNGDPEAEPILHEEAAFSTDVLESSESFGNRAGPSSVITELLASWNDFQLLQLTNFYGDRLEQAMEGGVHEVSQALTVENQFSGEEHRKITDLADKGERADSSKLLLSLVMEKGSRARRVMWETFVKMRNAVPKFDKILKEIQGYGCDPSHRSNPAQDLLNVLSELKDVQQKHKETLRAQTETLRVNTILMREKVKVFQLVDRYAELTVISTVGNRRLVEHELLARGRDHEDCTEKFRFDQLFQSSFSRSKSKSGISAAVTGVAGIGKTTMVQKIVYDWATGKIYKQFKFVFSFKFRYLNSINCRINLRELILDQYPYFRNILREVLKNPEGLLFIFDGLDEFNDIIGFADCQRDTDPQHTCIDPESWCKVSDIVVGLTQHRLLPGCSVLVTTRPTTLQLLKKSEINLCAEILGFVGEEQEKYFHRHFEDQTVAEAVFKHVKQNEILYTMSYNPSYCWILALALGTFFTQTVRDPQQVPKTITQLYSYYIYNILRNHGREIENPRDVLLRVGQMAFRGVFERKIVFTDGDLINYKLQPSQFLSGFLIELLERENYDRSVVYTFPHLTIQEFVAAVAQFLNPHPGDILKFLTEAHNTTDGRFELFLRFVAGLSSPMTVAGLEEFLGPFPHQTTCRVIDWVKEEVKRQSGNTKSEAGKRSLLNTLYNLLESQNRGLAQAALGSVETLSFSGMTLTPIDCAVLSQVIGLCDTIKHLDLGNCHIQCEGIQRLGPGLHKCQDLSLGHNKLGDSGVKLVSAALKNPGCEIQKLRLIDVGLTDSGAEDLASALSTNSSLTVLDLRDNILGDSGVKLVSAALRKSECKIQKLCLCRVCLTSAGVDHLVFAFSTNPSLTGLYLSYNFLTDQSVTALRRLIQTLPNLQRIELIVNKFSETGRKELSSLDETRPGLRVSV comes from the exons GTCCGAGTTCAGTGATCACCGAGCTCTTGGCAAGCTGGAAcgatttccagctgctgcagcTGACGAACTTCTACggggacaggctggagcaggcgatggaaggaggggtaCACGAAGTGAGCCAGGCGTTAACGGTCGAGAATCAGTTCagcggagaggaacatcgg aaaatcactgatctcgctgataagggagagcgggcggacagttctaaactcctcctgagcctggtgatggagaaaggctcccgcgcccggagggtgatgtgggaaacctttgtcAAAATGCGGAATGCAGTCCCAAAGTtcgacaaaatactgaaggaaatacaggGATATG GCTGTGATCCCTCCCATCGATCAAACCCCGCTCAAGATTTACTTAACGTTCTCAgtgagctgaaag atgttcaacagaaacacaaggagactctgcgggcacaaactgaaacactgagagtgaacacgatcctgatgagggagaaggtgaaggttttccagctggttgatcgatacgctgagctcacggtcatttctactgttggaaatcggagactggtggaacatgagctgctggcaagaggcagagaccatgaGGACTGCACAGAAAAATTCCGGTTCGatcagttgttccagagcagcttttccagGAGTAAATCAAAATCTGGGATTTCGGCAGCAGTAACCGGAGTCGctgggatcgggaaaacaacaatggtacaaaagattgtttatgactgggccacagGGAAAATATACAAACAATTCAAGTTCGTCTTCAGTTTTAAATTCCGGTATTTAAACTCTATCAACTGTCGAATAAACCTGAGGGAATTGATTCttgatcagtatccttacttccGGAATATCCTGAGGGAGGTCttgaagaacccagagggattgctgtttatattcgatggtttggatgaattcaatgacaTAATTGGTTTTGCTGACTGTCAGAGAGATACAGATCCTCAGCACACATGCATAGATCCTGAATCCTGGTGTAAGGTGTCTGATATTGTGGTCGGTTTAACCCAGCACaggctgctcccagggtgttcggtGCTGGTGACAACACGCCCCACTACGTTACAATTATTGAAAAAGTCGGAGATAAATCTCtgtgctgaaatcctgggatttgttggtgaggaacagGAGAAATATTTCcacaggcattttgaagatcagacggtggcagaAGCTGTCTTCAAACACGTGAAgcagaacgagatcctgtacaccatgagctacaacccctcctactgctggatcctcgctctggcactgggcacCTTCTTCACACAAACAGTCAGGGACCCGCAAcaagttcccaagaccatcacccaactgtactcttactatatttacaacatcctgagaaatcacggccgtgagattgagaacccccgtgatgtgttactcagggttggtcagatggccttcagaggagtgttcgAGAGGaaaattgtgtttacagatggggatttgatcaactacaaactgcagccttcccagttcctgtccgggttcctcatagagcttttggaaagagaGAATTATGAccggagcgtggtgtacacattcccacacctcaccatccaagagtttgtagctgcagtcgcacaattcctgaatccacatcccggggatatcttgaaattcctcactgaagcccacaacacgacagatgggCGGTTTGAgttatttctccgttttgttgctggtctctcctccccaatgaccgttgcgggcctggaggagtttctgggtccatttcctcatcaaacaacctgccgggttattgactgggtgaaggaggaggttaaacgccagagtggaaacacgaagagtgaagctggtaaaaggagcctcctgaacacattgtaCAATCTgcttgagtctcagaatcgtggactggctcaggccgcactgggatctgtggaaacactttcattcagtggaatgacactgaccccgattgactgcgcggtcctgtctcaggtcatcggactctgtgatacaataaaacacctcgacctggggaactgccacattcagtgtgaaggaatacagcggctgggacccgggctgcacaagtgccaggatttgag CCTTGGTCACAATaagctgggagattcaggagtgaaactggtgtctgcggctctgaagaacccggggtgtgaaatacagaaaCTACG GTTGATTGacgtcggtctcacagattctggtgccgaggacctcgcctccgctctcagtacaaactcaTCACTGACGGTACTGGATCTGAGAGATAATATACTGGGAGATTCAGgggtgaaactggtgtctgcggctctgaggaagtcagagtgtaaaatacagaaactgtg TTTGTGCCGTGTCTGTCTCACAAGCGCTGGTGTCGACCACCTTGTCTTCGCgttcagtacaaacccatcactgacggggcTGTACTTAAGTTACAATTTTCTCACAGACCAATCTGTGACTGCTCTTCGCCGCCTCATACAGACCCTCCCGAATCTGCAGCGGAtcga gctgatTGTGAAtaagttcagtgagaccgggaggaaggaactgagtTCTTTGGATGAAACCAGACCCGGTCTGAGAGTATCCGTGTGA